Proteins encoded within one genomic window of Deltaproteobacteria bacterium:
- the msbA gene encoding lipid A export permease/ATP-binding protein MsbA, whose translation MNIYRRLFPFLRPYLVPEFACALFCMLCFSATNGALPFLVEHIFDDIFAEKNLEALKLLPWLVVGIFLFRGLVNFGSAYLIEYVGQRIVEDLRNALNAHLQSLSLSFFHRTPTGTILSRVTNDTTLVREALTQSSASMMKDATTLLALIIVAFLKDWFLALIAFIVFPVTILPLMSVYKKVRSSSRRGQGSLGNLTALLQETIQGNRVVKAFGMEHYERERFATENKRLFRHSMRAGRMRAFVPPMVELVSACGIAAVVWYGGASVISGERTQGAFIAFLTAMMLLYEPFKHLTRTNATIQNGLAAAERLFEVLDERNEVSDRPNAQVITGIHRDLHFDKVGFRYQNDWVLRDIHLCIRAGEVVALVGTSGGGKSTLADLIPRFYDVEEGSITIDGLDLREVTLQSLRDQIAVVTQFTFLFNDTVRNNIAYGAPSMPEEQVIAAAKAAHAHDFITALPQGYDTVTGELGVRLSGGQRQRIAIARALLKNAPILILDEATSSLDTESERLVQAAIEQLVVGRTVLVIAHRLSTIQRADRILVLADGKIVEEGRHADLLAHNTQYRKLYDLQFNDTPL comes from the coding sequence ATGAACATCTATCGTCGCCTTTTTCCGTTTCTCCGTCCGTATCTGGTCCCGGAGTTCGCCTGTGCGCTGTTTTGTATGCTGTGCTTCAGCGCCACCAACGGGGCGTTGCCTTTTTTAGTCGAGCACATCTTCGACGACATCTTCGCCGAGAAGAATCTCGAAGCCCTCAAGCTCCTCCCCTGGCTTGTGGTCGGCATTTTTCTCTTCCGTGGGCTGGTCAACTTTGGAAGTGCCTATCTGATCGAGTATGTTGGGCAGCGCATTGTCGAGGACCTGCGCAACGCCTTGAACGCGCACCTACAATCCTTATCGCTCTCCTTCTTTCACCGTACTCCGACCGGGACGATCCTATCGCGTGTCACCAACGACACCACACTGGTACGCGAAGCTCTCACCCAATCCTCGGCGTCCATGATGAAGGATGCCACGACGCTCCTCGCTCTCATCATCGTCGCTTTCCTGAAAGACTGGTTTCTCGCGCTGATAGCGTTCATCGTTTTTCCTGTCACCATCTTGCCCCTAATGAGCGTCTATAAAAAAGTGCGCTCGTCCAGCCGCCGTGGGCAAGGCTCGCTCGGCAATCTGACGGCGTTGCTGCAAGAGACCATTCAAGGCAACCGAGTGGTCAAAGCCTTCGGCATGGAACACTACGAGCGCGAGCGCTTCGCTACCGAGAACAAGCGCTTGTTTCGTCATTCCATGCGGGCCGGGCGCATGCGCGCCTTCGTGCCGCCGATGGTGGAATTGGTCTCGGCGTGTGGCATCGCCGCCGTCGTGTGGTATGGCGGCGCCAGCGTCATTAGCGGGGAGCGCACTCAAGGCGCGTTCATCGCCTTTTTGACGGCGATGATGTTGCTCTACGAACCCTTCAAGCACCTCACGCGCACCAACGCCACCATCCAAAACGGCCTGGCTGCAGCCGAACGCCTCTTTGAGGTGCTGGACGAACGCAACGAAGTCAGCGACCGCCCCAACGCGCAGGTCATTACCGGCATCCATCGCGATCTCCACTTCGACAAGGTCGGGTTCCGCTATCAAAACGATTGGGTGTTGCGGGACATTCACCTGTGCATTCGTGCCGGCGAAGTCGTCGCTCTGGTCGGGACAAGCGGCGGCGGGAAAAGCACGCTGGCGGATTTGATCCCACGGTTCTACGACGTCGAAGAAGGCAGCATTACCATCGATGGCCTCGATCTCCGCGAAGTGACGCTCCAGTCGCTGCGCGACCAGATCGCGGTGGTCACGCAATTCACCTTTCTCTTCAACGACACCGTGAGAAACAACATTGCCTACGGCGCGCCGTCGATGCCGGAGGAACAGGTGATCGCCGCGGCAAAAGCTGCGCATGCCCACGACTTCATCACCGCGCTACCGCAAGGCTACGACACCGTCACCGGGGAACTGGGCGTGCGTTTGTCCGGCGGACAACGGCAGCGGATCGCCATCGCCCGTGCCCTTCTGAAGAATGCGCCGATCCTCATTTTGGACGAAGCGACCTCTTCGCTCGACACGGAATCCGAGCGCCTCGTCCAAGCTGCCATCGAACAACTCGTGGTGGGGCGCACGGTCCTGGTGATCGCGCACCGCCTCTCCACCATCCAACGGGCGGATCGCATTCTTGTCCTGGCCGATGGCAAGATCGTGGAAGAAGGCCGCCATGCCGACCTCCTCGCTCACAACACTCAATATCGCAAACTCTATGACCTCCAGTTCAACGACACCCCCCTCTAG
- the lpxB gene encoding lipid-A-disaccharide synthase, protein MIGTPLSLRFLKTVTLPSLKPQASSLKPRVLLVAGEASGDVHGADLVAALKKNAPDIEVFGVGGQYLREAGMHTLVDTAAIAGMGLFEARDKLRALIRAYRQLTHLLRTTPPDLLILIDFPEFNLRLAKVAKQVGVKVFYYISPQVWAWRKRRVHTIAKRVDRLAAIFPFESAFYAAHGCHVDFVGHPLVDRVRPTRAREDTLHQLGLDPTQKTIALLPGSRAQEVRYLLPPMIAAAKLLGPSYQFVLAVASTLDTEHLARQVGQQPIPIIQGDTYNIVHAADFAMVASGTATLETALLERPMVIVYRLAPVTYALARLIVRVPFIGMPNLIAERRVVPELVQRQVTPERIATEVRRLLDDPQAYRVTQEGLREVRRRLGSGGAAERAAQLALDMLAAPR, encoded by the coding sequence TTGATCGGAACGCCACTCTCTCTCCGTTTTCTCAAAACTGTGACTCTCCCAAGCCTCAAGCCTCAAGCCTCAAGCCTCAAGCCTCGCGTCCTCCTCGTTGCCGGGGAAGCCTCGGGCGATGTGCATGGCGCGGACCTGGTCGCTGCTTTGAAGAAGAATGCACCGGACATTGAGGTCTTTGGCGTCGGTGGGCAATACCTGCGCGAAGCCGGGATGCATACTCTGGTAGATACTGCTGCTATCGCCGGCATGGGCCTCTTCGAGGCCCGCGATAAACTCCGTGCGTTGATTCGTGCGTACCGCCAACTCACCCACCTGCTGCGCACGACGCCGCCAGACTTATTGATTCTGATCGACTTTCCCGAGTTCAACCTGCGTCTGGCCAAGGTCGCCAAGCAGGTCGGAGTGAAGGTGTTCTATTACATCAGCCCGCAAGTCTGGGCGTGGCGCAAGCGGCGCGTGCATACCATCGCCAAACGTGTTGACCGCTTGGCCGCGATCTTTCCTTTCGAGTCGGCCTTTTACGCCGCACACGGCTGTCACGTCGATTTTGTCGGTCATCCGCTCGTCGATCGGGTGCGTCCGACCCGCGCTCGGGAAGACACACTGCACCAACTCGGACTCGATCCGACCCAAAAAACCATCGCCCTGTTGCCCGGCAGCCGCGCGCAGGAAGTCCGCTACTTGCTCCCCCCTATGATCGCGGCGGCGAAGTTGCTTGGTCCTTCCTATCAATTCGTCCTTGCCGTCGCTTCTACCCTCGACACGGAGCATCTCGCACGTCAGGTCGGCCAGCAGCCTATACCGATCATCCAAGGCGACACCTACAACATCGTCCATGCCGCCGATTTCGCCATGGTCGCCTCCGGCACGGCTACGTTGGAAACTGCGCTGCTCGAACGCCCGATGGTCATCGTGTATCGTCTCGCTCCGGTGACCTACGCCCTGGCGCGATTGATCGTGCGCGTACCGTTCATCGGCATGCCCAATCTCATTGCCGAGCGGCGCGTCGTCCCTGAACTCGTCCAGCGCCAAGTCACCCCGGAACGCATTGCCACTGAAGTGCGGCGGTTGCTCGACGATCCACAAGCCTATAGGGTCACGCAGGAAGGACTGCGTGAAGTCCGTCGTCGTCTTGGCTCCGGCGGCGCGGCGGAACGCGCGGCGCAACTCGCGTTAGACATGCTCGCTGCTCCCCGATGA
- a CDS encoding Uma2 family endonuclease: MSSLAQSRYTPDHYLALERQAKHRSEYINGSIFAMVGASRQHNLIAGNVFGELRTQLRGRPCEAYINDMRVKVSVTGLYTYPDVAALCGEPYFEDARMDTLLNPNVIVEVLSDSTEAYDRGEKFAHYRRLESLRDYVLIAQNKVRVEHYVRQGDQWVLSEASDLASTVLLSSIGCEVGLRDIYERVEFASNEAGTPSRGGAA; the protein is encoded by the coding sequence ATGTCGTCTCTAGCTCAGTCGCGCTACACACCGGACCATTACCTTGCCCTTGAGCGCCAAGCGAAGCACAGGAGTGAGTACATCAACGGCTCCATCTTTGCCATGGTCGGAGCTAGTCGGCAACATAACCTGATTGCCGGCAACGTCTTCGGCGAACTGCGCACCCAACTGAGAGGACGGCCATGTGAAGCCTACATTAACGATATGCGGGTGAAAGTGAGCGTTACCGGTTTGTACACCTACCCGGATGTGGCTGCCCTCTGCGGCGAGCCGTACTTTGAGGACGCGCGTATGGATACGTTACTCAATCCGAACGTCATCGTAGAGGTGTTGTCCGACTCGACCGAAGCGTACGACCGTGGCGAGAAATTTGCCCACTACCGGCGGCTAGAGTCGCTCAGAGACTACGTCCTCATTGCGCAGAATAAGGTACGAGTCGAGCATTATGTGCGACAAGGCGACCAATGGGTTCTCTCTGAAGCCAGCGATTTGGCCAGTACCGTCCTTCTGTCCTCGATCGGCTGCGAGGTGGGGCTGCGGGACATCTACGAGAGAGTCGAGTTCGCGAGCAACGAAGCGGGAACGCCAAGCCGTGGCGGAGCTGCTTGA
- a CDS encoding lysophospholipid acyltransferase family protein, whose product MPTSSLTTLNIANSMTSSSTTPPSREQEPRFPFGEELKIRCWAALGFCALWLLGKTTRKRFINGEELFARWQRGEQVILAFWHGRILMMGFGYHGPKACVMNSIHRDGEIITRVLKRFGTSAVRGSSTRGWTGGLKGMLAAHRQGYDLLVVPDGPRGPREQAKPGVLQLARATGAPIFPVTYGAAWKITINSWDRLTIPFPFSRVSYVAGPPILVPRDATLEVMDSKRQELEETLISITKIADASFATPQPTSGSSTP is encoded by the coding sequence ATGCCGACCTCCTCGCTCACAACACTCAATATCGCAAACTCTATGACCTCCAGTTCAACGACACCCCCCTCTAGGGAGCAAGAACCGCGCTTCCCCTTCGGTGAGGAACTCAAAATCCGCTGCTGGGCGGCATTGGGATTCTGCGCCCTCTGGCTGCTGGGAAAGACGACGCGGAAACGTTTCATCAACGGCGAAGAGCTGTTCGCTCGCTGGCAACGCGGTGAGCAAGTCATCCTCGCCTTTTGGCATGGCCGGATTCTCATGATGGGCTTCGGTTATCACGGGCCGAAGGCGTGCGTGATGAATAGCATCCACCGCGATGGCGAGATTATCACCCGGGTATTGAAACGATTCGGCACTAGCGCCGTGCGCGGCTCGTCCACACGCGGCTGGACAGGAGGCTTGAAAGGCATGCTGGCGGCGCATCGCCAAGGCTATGACCTGCTGGTGGTGCCGGACGGGCCGCGAGGCCCGCGCGAACAAGCCAAGCCCGGCGTCTTGCAGTTGGCACGCGCCACTGGCGCGCCTATTTTTCCTGTAACCTATGGAGCAGCGTGGAAAATCACTATCAACAGTTGGGACCGGCTGACGATTCCCTTTCCTTTCAGCCGCGTCTCCTACGTCGCCGGGCCGCCGATTCTCGTTCCGCGCGATGCTACGCTGGAAGTCATGGACAGCAAAAGACAGGAACTGGAAGAGACGCTCATCTCGATTACGAAAATCGCCGACGCCTCCTTCGCCACGCCGCAACCGACCTCGGGTAGCTCCACACCGTGA